A window of the Tessaracoccus sp. MC1865 genome harbors these coding sequences:
- a CDS encoding MOSC domain-containing protein, whose amino-acid sequence MEFLARVNAVRVGRAQTHVWDGREVRSGAVKRQADGSVHLGPLGFDGDEQADTAVHGGPEKAALLYAGHHYPRWAEQGLTLPDGGFFENVTLGDLSGTGPDETTVVLGETWRLGGAVVQVSQPRSPCWKLAQRWGVKDLVLQVQETGWSGWYIRVLEPGIVAAGDAVELLERPAEPTVAEVARVMNRDKKDLDGARRLLRSELLPPRWRERLEKRLAGHPEDDTARTQGT is encoded by the coding sequence ATGGAGTTCCTCGCCCGAGTCAACGCCGTGCGGGTGGGCCGCGCGCAGACCCACGTCTGGGACGGCCGCGAGGTGCGCAGCGGCGCCGTGAAGCGCCAGGCCGACGGCTCGGTCCACCTCGGCCCGCTGGGCTTCGACGGCGACGAGCAGGCGGACACCGCGGTGCACGGCGGCCCGGAGAAGGCCGCGCTCCTCTACGCCGGCCACCACTATCCCCGCTGGGCCGAACAGGGCCTCACCCTGCCCGACGGCGGCTTCTTCGAGAACGTCACCCTCGGCGACCTCAGCGGCACAGGCCCCGACGAGACCACCGTCGTGCTGGGCGAGACGTGGCGCCTCGGCGGCGCCGTCGTGCAGGTGAGCCAGCCGCGCTCGCCCTGCTGGAAGCTGGCGCAACGCTGGGGCGTCAAGGACCTCGTGCTCCAGGTGCAGGAAACCGGCTGGTCCGGGTGGTACATCCGGGTCTTGGAGCCCGGGATCGTGGCCGCCGGCGATGCCGTCGAACTCCTGGAACGCCCCGCGGAGCCCACCGTCGCCGAGGTGGCCCGCGTCATGAACCGCGACAAGAAGGATCTCGACGGCGCCCGCCGCCTCCTGCGCTCCGAACTGCTGCCCCCACGGTGGCGCGAGCGGCTGGAGAAGAGGCTCGCCGGGCACCCGGAGGACGACACCGCCCGCACCCAGGGAACGTGA
- a CDS encoding DUF4395 domain-containing protein: MSISGFPDPVNEKAARVVAAGVCASAVLVLATGSQWLVPFMAVGFLLRVLSGPRFSPLGLLATKVVAPRLGEPVLVSGPPKRFAQGIGLAVTTVASLLGPALGLAPAASVLIGVLVLFAFLESVLGFCAGCWLYGQLIRAGVVRQDSCTSCADIWAPRQA; the protein is encoded by the coding sequence ATGAGCATCAGCGGATTCCCTGACCCGGTCAACGAGAAGGCGGCGCGCGTCGTCGCCGCCGGTGTCTGTGCGTCGGCCGTGCTGGTGCTCGCCACCGGTTCGCAGTGGCTCGTCCCGTTCATGGCCGTGGGCTTCCTGCTCCGCGTGCTGTCCGGTCCGCGCTTCAGCCCCCTCGGGCTCCTAGCCACGAAGGTGGTCGCGCCGCGGCTGGGTGAGCCGGTGCTGGTGTCTGGGCCGCCGAAGCGCTTCGCGCAGGGCATCGGGCTGGCCGTCACCACCGTCGCCTCCCTGCTCGGCCCCGCGCTCGGATTGGCGCCGGCCGCGTCGGTGCTCATCGGGGTGCTGGTGCTGTTCGCCTTCCTGGAATCCGTCCTCGGATTCTGCGCCGGCTGCTGGCTGTACGGCCAGCTGATCCGGGCCGGCGTGGTGCGCCAGGACAGCTGCACGAGTTGCGCCGACATCTGGGCGCCGCGTCAGGCCTGA
- a CDS encoding STAS domain-containing protein: MRRIARFRTSELILMLVTIAAVLVTGILIGIGIAIGLSILDLIRRISRPHDGVLGYVPKLPGMHDVDDYPDARQVPGLVVYRYDSPLFFANADNFLARAENAVETAEQPVHWFLLNAEANTEWDLTAVDTLELLRENLEARGISFAMARVKQETRDQLERTGFIDRVGDDRIFATLPTAVQAYVRWYQATFGAAPEGLPPAAPV; encoded by the coding sequence ATGCGTCGCATCGCCCGCTTCCGCACCAGCGAGCTCATCCTGATGCTGGTCACCATCGCGGCCGTGCTGGTCACCGGCATCCTGATCGGCATCGGCATCGCCATCGGGTTGTCGATCCTCGACCTCATCCGCCGCATCTCGCGTCCCCACGACGGCGTGCTGGGCTACGTGCCCAAGCTGCCCGGGATGCACGACGTGGACGACTACCCCGACGCCCGGCAGGTGCCCGGCCTGGTGGTCTACCGCTACGACTCGCCGCTGTTCTTCGCCAACGCCGACAATTTCCTCGCCCGCGCGGAGAACGCGGTCGAGACGGCGGAACAGCCGGTGCACTGGTTCCTGCTCAACGCGGAGGCCAACACCGAATGGGATCTCACCGCAGTCGACACCCTCGAGCTCCTCCGCGAGAACCTCGAGGCCCGGGGCATCTCGTTCGCGATGGCGCGCGTGAAGCAGGAGACGCGGGACCAGCTGGAGCGCACTGGCTTCATCGACAGGGTGGGCGACGACCGCATCTTCGCCACGCTCCCGACGGCGGTGCAGGCCTATGTGCGGTGGTACCAGGCGACTTTCGGGGCCGCGCCCGAGGGGCTTCCCCCGGCGGCGCCCGTGTGA
- a CDS encoding DUF664 domain-containing protein, which translates to MADEDLTPWEPPLAGTDVEQLLGSLDRMRWTFRWKVDGLDSAALNTRIGASILTLGGLIKHLTQVEATKFTWAIDGSHPGEPWASLDLSSEEERNWPFTSAADDSPEELYANYDAAVARSRQKIADLLLDGDLDQTVHLGRVWGVEMTLRRMLHDLVEEYSRHTGHADLLREAVDGVVGEDPPEGWRP; encoded by the coding sequence ATGGCCGACGAAGACCTCACCCCCTGGGAACCGCCTCTGGCGGGCACCGATGTCGAGCAGCTCCTCGGCTCGCTCGACCGCATGCGCTGGACGTTCCGGTGGAAGGTCGACGGCCTGGATTCCGCGGCCCTCAACACCAGGATCGGCGCCTCCATCCTCACGCTGGGCGGCCTGATCAAGCACCTCACCCAGGTGGAGGCCACCAAGTTCACCTGGGCGATCGACGGCAGCCACCCGGGTGAACCGTGGGCGTCGCTGGACTTGTCCAGCGAGGAGGAGCGCAACTGGCCGTTCACCTCCGCCGCCGATGACTCCCCCGAGGAGCTCTACGCCAACTACGACGCCGCCGTCGCCCGTTCCCGCCAGAAGATAGCGGACCTCCTCCTCGACGGCGACCTCGACCAGACCGTCCACCTCGGCCGGGTCTGGGGCGTGGAGATGACGCTGCGCCGCATGCTGCACGACCTCGTCGAGGAGTACTCCCGCCACACGGGGCACGCCGATCTCCTCCGCGAAGCCGTCGACGGTGTCGTCGGCGAGGATCCGCCCGAAGGCTGGCGTCCCTAG
- a CDS encoding SRPBCC domain-containing protein gives MSDLQVYTIYIKAPKTTVWEAITTPEYTRKWGYGGDVDVDLTAGGRYRNLSTDEMKAMGMGEVAVEGEVISVDAPNRLELTWQPTWHQDMEPTRLTWELTEYPGGLTKVVLTHDLSAAPGTGAEFAGGHDPAQGGGGWPWVLSDLKSLLESGSNMSA, from the coding sequence ATGAGCGACCTGCAGGTCTACACCATCTACATCAAGGCCCCGAAGACCACCGTCTGGGAGGCCATCACCACTCCGGAGTACACGCGCAAATGGGGCTACGGCGGCGACGTCGACGTGGATCTCACAGCCGGCGGCCGCTACCGCAACCTCTCCACCGACGAGATGAAGGCCATGGGCATGGGCGAGGTCGCCGTCGAGGGTGAGGTCATCAGCGTCGACGCACCGAACCGCCTCGAACTCACCTGGCAGCCCACCTGGCACCAGGACATGGAGCCCACCCGCCTCACCTGGGAACTCACCGAGTACCCGGGCGGCCTCACCAAGGTGGTCCTCACGCACGACCTGAGCGCGGCACCCGGCACCGGCGCCGAGTTCGCCGGCGGGCACGACCCCGCTCAGGGTGGCGGCGGCTGGCCGTGGGTGCTCTCGGACCTCAAGAGCCTGCTGGAATCCGGAAGCAACATGTCCGCCTGA
- a CDS encoding helix-turn-helix transcriptional regulator yields MEDDMVFKALADPIRRLLLDALFERDGRPLGELEEVVNEHVEMTRFGVAKHLRVLEAANLVTPVRRGRQKLHFLNPVPIQQIHNRWIGKYSGRAEIAAGLLHLKHQLEPEDES; encoded by the coding sequence ATGGAAGACGACATGGTGTTCAAGGCGTTGGCGGATCCCATCCGCCGGCTCCTCCTTGACGCCCTCTTCGAGCGGGACGGCCGCCCGCTCGGTGAGCTCGAGGAAGTCGTCAACGAGCACGTCGAGATGACGCGCTTCGGAGTCGCCAAGCATCTCCGCGTTCTCGAAGCCGCCAATCTCGTCACCCCCGTCCGGCGGGGACGCCAGAAGCTGCACTTCCTCAACCCCGTGCCCATCCAGCAGATCCACAACCGGTGGATCGGCAAGTACAGCGGCCGCGCGGAGATCGCCGCGGGCCTCCTCCACCTCAAGCACCAACTCGAACCAGAGGACGAATCATGA
- a CDS encoding ERCC4 domain-containing protein yields the protein MKLLIARNPEDSSLPYLVLVPIGDGIVLRVKDTWPRASKIYCHRHGLPWPENPEMVEELPLRSCVQRGAAISIEVDRARESRSQFVITQARGREMIFWQSARTTKAAKPNVALPTARASGLADLQFYVDTRERYAWKFTQQQVTTVKEALPVGDYGVKVDGTWAAVVERKSLEDLAGSLTSGKLRFRLEALAELPRAVVLVEDRYSSIFKLNHVRPALVADMLAECQVRYPQVPIIFAENRALAQEWAYRFLGAAVREVVEGEAADERWASPE from the coding sequence GTGAAACTGCTGATCGCGCGCAACCCGGAGGATTCGAGCCTGCCCTATCTCGTGCTGGTCCCCATCGGCGACGGCATCGTGCTGAGGGTCAAGGACACCTGGCCGCGGGCGTCGAAGATCTACTGCCATCGGCACGGCCTGCCCTGGCCGGAGAACCCAGAGATGGTGGAGGAACTGCCGCTGCGCTCCTGTGTGCAGCGAGGTGCTGCCATCAGCATCGAAGTGGACCGGGCACGGGAGTCGCGCTCACAGTTCGTCATCACGCAGGCGCGCGGGCGGGAGATGATCTTCTGGCAGTCGGCGCGCACAACGAAGGCGGCCAAACCGAACGTCGCCCTCCCGACAGCGCGGGCGTCGGGCCTCGCGGACCTCCAGTTCTACGTCGACACCCGTGAACGTTACGCCTGGAAGTTCACCCAGCAGCAGGTCACCACGGTGAAGGAGGCCTTGCCGGTGGGGGATTACGGCGTGAAGGTCGACGGCACGTGGGCCGCGGTCGTCGAGCGGAAGTCGCTGGAGGACCTGGCCGGCAGCCTGACCAGCGGCAAGTTGCGCTTCAGGCTGGAGGCGCTCGCGGAACTCCCCCGGGCCGTTGTGCTGGTGGAGGACCGCTACTCGTCGATCTTCAAGTTGAACCACGTGCGTCCGGCCCTCGTGGCCGACATGCTGGCGGAGTGCCAGGTGCGGTACCCGCAGGTGCCGATCATCTTCGCCGAGAATCGCGCGCTGGCGCAGGAATGGGCCTACCGTTTCCTCGGCGCGGCCGTCCGCGAAGTGGTGGAGGGTGAGGCGGCCGACGAGCGCTGGGCGTCGCCGGAGTAG
- a CDS encoding YdcF family protein, whose amino-acid sequence MSNWMWSRRDTPRKAPTTPRDPIQLLTVATGLTLLAALPDIAHGWASTRNYGRPRTGPDTTEALIVLGCPTHPDGSLHPLQRWRVDIAVRTMNPRITMVVFTGTTAKTGTSEASAMGAYAQSQGIPGSLIVLEEEALSTWQNLQFSAPLVGHHDVIRLVSDPMHAWRARQFLLRQDPAMAARLAPADDFRPLERWRWKLRTMVYEVVARYREWRNPRLPGAVTSGGDSMRYSGDAQRSSAASPSTTSRTAAPRKR is encoded by the coding sequence GTGAGCAATTGGATGTGGTCACGGCGCGACACGCCGAGGAAAGCACCCACAACGCCCCGTGACCCCATCCAATTGCTCACGGTGGCGACGGGGCTGACGCTGCTGGCCGCGCTTCCCGACATCGCGCACGGCTGGGCCAGCACGCGCAACTACGGCCGGCCACGCACCGGCCCGGACACCACCGAGGCCCTCATCGTGCTGGGCTGCCCCACCCACCCCGACGGCTCACTCCACCCGCTGCAACGGTGGCGCGTCGACATCGCCGTGCGCACGATGAATCCCCGCATCACGATGGTGGTCTTCACCGGCACAACGGCGAAGACGGGGACCAGCGAAGCCTCGGCCATGGGGGCCTACGCACAGTCCCAGGGCATCCCCGGCAGCCTCATCGTGCTGGAGGAGGAAGCCCTGAGCACGTGGCAGAACCTGCAGTTCTCCGCACCCCTGGTGGGCCACCACGACGTGATCCGTCTGGTGTCGGACCCCATGCACGCCTGGCGCGCCCGCCAGTTCCTGCTGCGCCAGGACCCGGCGATGGCCGCGAGGCTCGCCCCGGCCGACGACTTCCGGCCCCTCGAGCGCTGGCGATGGAAGCTCCGCACCATGGTCTACGAGGTGGTCGCCCGCTACCGCGAGTGGCGCAATCCACGCCTCCCGGGTGCGGTCACCTCTGGTGGAGACTCCATGCGCTACTCCGGCGACGCCCAGCGCTCGTCGGCCGCCTCACCCTCCACCACTTCGCGGACGGCCGCGCCGAGGAAACGGTAG
- a CDS encoding DUF2332 domain-containing protein → MRGSRFLESEPIDRLYEWFATETAATSPTWEALCRWIAATPAVHRRLDDLPGQARQPNRFLAAVRFLGGPTERGPHFAAWLDERWAEVEHVILTRTTQTNEPGRCAVIAPVLASLPQPVALLELGASAGLCLLPDHYAYAYDGAPSRPATAEPGAPEFPCRVTGTPPGDSATLTVQARQGIDLNPLDPTNPDTRRWLRALVWPGEEDREERLGAALSIAAEVRPPVSQADLTQDPATVISAALDSLRQQAPTATPVIIHSAFLAYLRRDDRQAVVDAIRGSGARWVSLEGPRVVPGIDPASLCTMPEAASFMIALDGTPLGWAQAHGRSVHWTAP, encoded by the coding sequence ATGAGGGGCAGCCGATTCCTGGAATCCGAGCCGATCGACCGGCTCTACGAGTGGTTCGCCACCGAGACGGCCGCCACCTCCCCCACGTGGGAAGCTCTGTGCCGCTGGATCGCCGCCACCCCGGCGGTGCACCGTCGCCTCGACGACCTCCCCGGGCAGGCGCGCCAGCCCAACCGCTTCCTGGCCGCCGTCCGTTTCCTCGGCGGCCCGACCGAGCGCGGACCCCACTTCGCCGCGTGGCTCGACGAGCGCTGGGCGGAGGTGGAACATGTCATCCTCACCCGCACCACCCAGACGAACGAGCCGGGCCGGTGCGCGGTCATCGCTCCGGTGCTGGCGTCGCTGCCCCAACCCGTCGCGCTACTGGAGCTCGGCGCGTCCGCCGGCCTCTGCCTCCTGCCAGACCACTACGCGTACGCCTACGACGGCGCACCCTCGCGCCCGGCGACCGCCGAACCCGGCGCGCCGGAGTTCCCGTGCCGCGTCACCGGCACCCCACCAGGCGACTCCGCCACCCTCACCGTCCAGGCCCGCCAGGGCATCGACCTCAACCCGCTCGACCCCACCAACCCCGACACCCGCCGCTGGCTCCGCGCCCTCGTCTGGCCAGGCGAGGAGGACCGTGAGGAGCGGCTGGGGGCCGCACTGTCGATAGCCGCCGAGGTCCGGCCGCCGGTCTCGCAGGCGGACCTGACGCAGGATCCTGCCACCGTGATCTCGGCCGCCCTCGACAGCCTCCGCCAACAGGCGCCCACGGCCACGCCGGTGATCATCCACTCCGCATTCCTCGCCTACCTCCGGCGCGACGACCGGCAGGCAGTGGTCGACGCCATCCGCGGCTCCGGCGCCCGCTGGGTGTCGCTGGAGGGTCCACGCGTCGTGCCGGGCATCGACCCCGCGTCGCTCTGCACCATGCCCGAGGCCGCGAGCTTCATGATCGCCCTCGACGGCACCCCCCTCGGCTGGGCGCAGGCCCACGGCCGCTCCGTCCACTGGACCGCGCCGTGA
- a CDS encoding NUDIX hydrolase N-terminal domain-containing protein: protein MNKASQDLHRIAMELTAISESALAYCTDEFDIGRFHRVAEIGRDLLQMVSRDELPPFDREVASTAGYTTPKIDVRGAVFDDEGRVLLVREILDDDLWTLPGGWCDVGETPRGSVEREVLEEAGVAVRAGHLAAVLDREVWGHQPPLDHHCYKMMFVCEALAPVDLAYTSDETSEIGWFAVDALPELSVSRILPEQIALLHRHSQNPGPATLD, encoded by the coding sequence ATGAACAAGGCGTCCCAGGACCTGCACCGCATCGCTATGGAGCTCACCGCCATCTCGGAGAGCGCACTGGCCTACTGCACGGACGAGTTCGATATCGGGCGGTTCCATCGGGTGGCGGAGATCGGCCGCGACCTCCTACAGATGGTGTCGCGGGATGAACTCCCACCGTTCGACCGGGAAGTGGCCTCGACGGCCGGCTACACCACGCCGAAGATCGACGTGCGCGGCGCGGTGTTCGACGACGAGGGCCGCGTCCTGCTGGTCCGCGAGATCCTCGACGACGACCTCTGGACCCTCCCCGGCGGGTGGTGCGACGTGGGTGAGACGCCGCGCGGTTCCGTCGAGCGGGAGGTCCTCGAGGAGGCCGGCGTCGCCGTGCGGGCCGGGCACCTGGCCGCCGTCCTGGACCGCGAGGTCTGGGGACACCAGCCGCCGCTGGACCACCACTGCTACAAGATGATGTTCGTCTGTGAGGCCCTCGCCCCCGTCGACCTGGCCTACACCAGCGACGAGACCAGCGAGATCGGCTGGTTCGCCGTCGACGCGCTGCCCGAGCTCTCGGTCTCCCGCATCCTGCCGGAACAGATCGCCCTGCTGCACCGCCACTCGCAGAACCCCGGCCCGGCGACGCTGGATTGA
- a CDS encoding SRPBCC domain-containing protein has translation MTSPEGERFHGYWDIKEVNDGQSFRFLDGFAKEDFTPQENLPVGENTFRFESTEGGSRLVATTVYQSAEDLQTVLDMGMEEGATQAVNQIDELVAA, from the coding sequence ATGACCAGCCCAGAGGGAGAGCGTTTCCACGGCTACTGGGACATCAAGGAAGTCAACGACGGCCAGAGCTTCCGCTTCCTTGACGGCTTCGCCAAGGAGGATTTCACCCCGCAGGAGAACCTCCCGGTGGGCGAGAACACCTTCCGCTTCGAGTCCACCGAGGGCGGGTCGCGGCTGGTGGCCACCACCGTCTACCAGTCGGCCGAGGATCTGCAGACCGTGCTGGACATGGGCATGGAGGAGGGCGCCACTCAGGCGGTCAACCAGATCGACGAGCTGGTAGCTGCCTGA
- a CDS encoding SRPBCC domain-containing protein: protein MPVTDVSRNLDEHSLTLTAEFAAPVERLWQIYADPRQLERVWARPDTRPRSSITASRPAAA from the coding sequence ATGCCTGTCACCGATGTTTCCCGTAATCTCGACGAACACAGCCTGACGCTCACCGCCGAGTTCGCCGCACCCGTCGAACGACTCTGGCAGATCTACGCAGATCCTCGCCAGCTCGAGCGAGTCTGGGCCCGCCCGGATACCCGGCCACGTTCGTCGATCACAGCCTCACGCCCGGCGGCCGCATGA
- a CDS encoding helix-turn-helix transcriptional regulator, whose protein sequence is MAETDEDRADALFHALSDRTRRDILRRVLAGEHSVSVLAAKYDMSFAAVQKHVAVLERAGLITKRRQGREALASGDFEAVRSVASMLDELEDIWRGRVARIDELLRESPGTH, encoded by the coding sequence ATGGCTGAGACGGACGAGGATCGCGCAGATGCACTGTTCCACGCGCTCTCGGATCGGACCCGGCGCGACATCCTGCGCCGCGTCCTCGCCGGTGAGCACTCCGTCTCGGTCCTGGCAGCGAAGTACGACATGAGCTTCGCCGCCGTCCAGAAACACGTCGCCGTGCTCGAACGCGCGGGCCTCATCACCAAGCGCCGCCAAGGGCGCGAGGCCCTCGCAAGCGGCGACTTCGAGGCAGTGAGATCAGTCGCCTCCATGCTCGACGAGCTGGAGGACATCTGGCGCGGACGCGTGGCGCGGATCGACGAACTCCTGCGTGAATCCCCAGGCACCCACTGA
- a CDS encoding SRPBCC family protein, with the protein MESRHLSRVIKASPESVYEFASDLDKLPLWAAGLAEAEVERHAGTVVVDSPMGRVEVQFVARNEYGVLDHDVTLPSGEVVHNPLRVLAHPDGAEVVFTVRQLDLSVEEFERDCQMVGDDLTRLKEIVEGPAARRG; encoded by the coding sequence ATGGAGAGTCGCCACCTCAGCCGCGTCATCAAGGCTTCACCGGAGAGCGTCTACGAGTTCGCCTCAGACCTGGACAAGCTGCCGCTCTGGGCGGCGGGTCTGGCCGAGGCGGAGGTCGAGCGGCACGCAGGCACCGTCGTCGTCGATTCACCCATGGGCCGCGTCGAGGTGCAGTTCGTCGCCAGGAACGAGTACGGCGTGCTGGACCACGACGTGACACTGCCGTCAGGGGAGGTGGTCCACAACCCGCTGAGGGTGCTGGCCCACCCGGACGGGGCGGAGGTCGTCTTCACCGTGCGGCAACTGGATCTCAGCGTCGAGGAGTTCGAGCGCGACTGCCAGATGGTGGGCGATGACCTCACTAGGCTCAAGGAGATCGTCGAGGGCCCCGCGGCTCGTCGGGGCTAG
- a CDS encoding metalloregulator ArsR/SmtB family transcription factor yields MKRHDIAFPPAANQLDVAAGLFRAMADPTRLLLMVALLRAELSVGELVEMCGRPQSTVSRQLAVLRQAGLLTARRDGAHVHYRLTNIHVADMLTQALGHAEHLAGNLPHDHASE; encoded by the coding sequence GTGAAACGTCACGACATCGCCTTCCCCCCGGCCGCCAACCAACTCGACGTCGCCGCGGGACTCTTCCGCGCGATGGCGGACCCGACGCGGCTGCTGCTGATGGTGGCGCTCCTCCGGGCTGAGTTGAGTGTGGGCGAACTGGTGGAGATGTGCGGTCGACCCCAGAGCACGGTGAGCCGGCAGCTGGCGGTGCTTCGACAGGCCGGCCTCCTGACGGCGCGCCGGGACGGCGCCCACGTCCACTACCGCCTCACCAATATCCACGTCGCGGACATGCTGACCCAGGCGCTGGGCCACGCCGAGCACCTCGCCGGCAACCTTCCGCACGACCACGCGAGTGAGTGA